CTCGTGTAAGTTTGTAGTACAAAAAGACACCAAAAGTATTATTTCTCCGTAAATACAAATGAAGGACTAAGAGCTTGTTTAAAGTGTTTACATTTAACACACCTGAGGGCAAAAATTGCGTAAAGTGCCTATTAGGCGAACTTTAAACAAGCCCTAAATACATACACAATCAACACCTGCTTACAAAACTGTAAGGGAGCAATTTGCTGTGCTTTTTATTGCTGCCATTCCTTTCCCTTACCCAAAAAATAAGGGTTTGTCTATGTCACACATTGCGGCAAGCCAACTTATAAATCGTAAACTATACCTGACAATGGCCCTATGGACACACCTCTTTTAATGGATAACATACCAGATTTTGATATCATTGCTGACAAGCGTGAAAAAATAGAAGCAATTTGTGAATTTTGCGATTATCATAGGAACGCTTATCCTGATGCTTCGTATAAATGGGCGCAAAAAGGGTATCAACTGTCTAAAGATCTAGGTTTTCGGGAGGGAGAGGTACGCTGTCTCAAAAATATAGGTTATCACCATTGGCATTTGTCTCAAGTTTCGCTTGCGCTAAAAGAACTTAACCAATGCAAACAATTGATGGATAAGATTGCCTATTATGACCAATGGGGTGAGGTGACGATGATGAAGGCAATGATTTGGTGGAGCGAAGGTAAATACGAGCGGGCAATGGGTATAGTGTATGATGGGATACAGTTGCTTGAAGCAAAGAAAATGACCAAACCTCAAGGTTGGGCTTACTGGGCATTGGGAGTTTTTAATTATGACCTCAAAAATTATGATAAATCTCTCAGGTGTTATGGACGGGCACTTGAAATATTCAACTGTTGTGAACCTTACAATGTTGACGCCGAAAGTTGGTGTTTGCTGGGTCTGAGCACTGTATACCGTGCCAAAAGTGATACTACCCAAACCTGGTATTACCTACACAAAGCTGAGCAAGTAAGTACCTTATATAACCAGTGGATGCAAATTGCTCAGGTACATTATGAGATGGGACACTTATTGTTTGAAGAAAGTAAGTTTGAAGAAGCAGAAGACGCATTTTGTGAAAGTTATCAAATAAGAGAAAAATACCAGTTTAAACCAGCAATGGTGAGTTGCTTAATGGCCATTTCTGACGTGAAAGTACAGCAAAATCAGCCTTACGAAGCAATGGATTGCCTGCAAAAGGCACTAGAGATTGCAACTGAGACCAACACCCGCGCCAAGTTATACAAATGTCATAAAAAAATTGCAGAGCTTTACAAATCACAACAAAACTACAAGGAGGCTTATTATCACATCGAACTTTTTTACCAAATACATTCAGAAATAGCTGGAGGAGAAACCAGTAGTAACCTGAATATGTTAGAGGCCAAGTTTACGTCGGAAAAAGTGGCACGAGAAAAAGAAATTCACCGCCTGAAACACGTGGAACTAAAGCACGCACACGATGCTATTTCTAAAAAGAACAAAGAGATACTCGCCAGCATCAATTACGCCCAACGCATCCAACAAGCAATATTGCCCCCATTAGACAATATTCGTCAAAGACTCCCTCAATCTTTTATATTGTTTCAACCCCGCGATATAGTAAGCGGTGATTTTTATTGGTTTAAGGAAACTGAAGACAAAATTTTTATTGCAGCTATAGACTGTACCGGACACGGGGTGCCAGGGGCATTTATGAGCATGATTGGCAATGAGCTATTGCATAAAATCATCAGCGATTATCATATTACTCAGGTAGACCAAGTGTTGGATGCAATGAATGTAAATATAAGAAAGGCACTTAAACAAAAAGATACGCACAACACCGATGGTATGGAAATGGGGCTGGTGGCGATTCATAAACAAAGCCACACAATGGAGTTTGCCGGAGCACGCAGCCCTTTGGTTTATATACAACACAACGAATTGTTTCAGATCAAGGGTGATAATATGCCTATTGGGGGAATCAAACTAAAGCGTAAAAAACATTTTACCCGGCACTTGATCAACCTGGAGCATCTCACCACTTTTTATTTGTTTTCGGATGGTTATCAA
This window of the Microscilla marina ATCC 23134 genome carries:
- a CDS encoding tetratricopeptide repeat protein encodes the protein MDTPLLMDNIPDFDIIADKREKIEAICEFCDYHRNAYPDASYKWAQKGYQLSKDLGFREGEVRCLKNIGYHHWHLSQVSLALKELNQCKQLMDKIAYYDQWGEVTMMKAMIWWSEGKYERAMGIVYDGIQLLEAKKMTKPQGWAYWALGVFNYDLKNYDKSLRCYGRALEIFNCCEPYNVDAESWCLLGLSTVYRAKSDTTQTWYYLHKAEQVSTLYNQWMQIAQVHYEMGHLLFEESKFEEAEDAFCESYQIREKYQFKPAMVSCLMAISDVKVQQNQPYEAMDCLQKALEIATETNTRAKLYKCHKKIAELYKSQQNYKEAYYHIELFYQIHSEIAGGETSSNLNMLEAKFTSEKVAREKEIHRLKHVELKHAHDAISKKNKEILASINYAQRIQQAILPPLDNIRQRLPQSFILFQPRDIVSGDFYWFKETEDKIFIAAIDCTGHGVPGAFMSMIGNELLHKIISDYHITQVDQVLDAMNVNIRKALKQKDTHNTDGMEMGLVAIHKQSHTMEFAGARSPLVYIQHNELFQIKGDNMPIGGIKLKRKKHFTRHLINLEHLTTFYLFSDGYQDQFGGENSRQFMITRFRELLLSIHQRPIAEQKQALEEVLADWMQHERQIDDILVIGVRLGA